In the genome of Cardinium endosymbiont of Culicoides punctatus, the window AATAACTGAAACAGAAGAAAAACTGGTTTGTCTCTATATATTGCCTATAGCTGGTAAACGTTTTATGCGTTTAAAAACGTATGATCCTGTTGATTTGGATCGTGAAGTAGCTGAAACGCCAGAAAGCTTGGCACAAGAAAAAGAATTGGTCTTGTTAGTTACTAAAAAGACCTCTTTAACCAAAGAAGAGGTAGAAAAAACGATTGCCTTTATTAAAAAGGCACATGGGCTAACAAGACGTAAATCTGGAGAACCTTATTATACCCATCCTATGGCTGTGGCTAAGATTCTTTTAGAGGTTACCAAAGATCCTGAGGTTATTTTGGCTGGGTTATTGCATGATATTGTCGAGGATACGCTTGTTACCCTCGAACAAATAGAATTACTATATGGTAAACAAGTAGCTTATCTTGTAGATATGGTAACCCATTATAATACCCATGGGTATCGCTTTCTGTTTGCTCAGTACATCATAGAAGATATGCTTTCCAATTGCAAGGATATACGTGTTGTGTATATTAAGCTAGCTGACAGGTTGCATAACATGCGCACAATAGGTTTTAGAAACAAAGAAGATCAAGAACGTATTGCTCGAGAAACGGCTTGTTTCCATATCCGATGGGGTGCAAAATATAATGAAAATAACGAACTGTCTC includes:
- a CDS encoding HD domain-containing protein; this encodes EAKLGEVLSLTRSGLYKFSNLLLQRIKEERRFHLNANDIKPVVIDPVIFKVRGDIHGLDEPMQLLLYNQATQQTLQADPELFERLLAINLLAISKSEQALDATVTLTIVDTTLKYYYQDVNQEKDSLSEKLDALAFCMSTSAHPEHILSTYQVDDMPTTVFLPKTASKLYQVESRHIVQAHGGYVEITETEEKLVCLYILPIAGKRFMRLKTYDPVDLDREVAETPESLAQEKELVLLVTKKTSLTKEEVEKTIAFIKKAHGLTRRKSGEPYYTHPMAVAKILLEVTKDPEVILAGLLHDIVEDTLVTLEQIELLYGKQVAYLVDMVTHYNTHGYRFLFAQYIIEDMLSNCKDIRVVYIKLADRLHNMRTIGFRNKEDQERIARETACFHIRWGAKYNENNELSPWISELKSICRQRIQPGLLPLIEQ